The following coding sequences lie in one Nitratireductor mangrovi genomic window:
- a CDS encoding ABC transporter permease subunit, which produces MLRFLIYRLALLVPTFIGVSIIAFSFIRLLPGDPILLLAGERGMSEERYQQLRALYGFDQPLYVQYFNYVGDLLQGDLGNSIVTKRPVLDEFFTLFPATIELSLCAIIVAILVGVPAGVVAAVRRGSWFDQSIMGAALVGYSMPIFWWGLLLIILFSGILGWTPVSGRISLIYFFPPVTGLMLIDSLLSGQAGAFKSAVSHLILPTVVLATIPLAVIARQTRSAMLEVLGEDYVRTARSKGLPPRRVIGLHALRNALIPVITTIGLQVGVLLAGAILTETIFSWPGIGKWMVDSVSKRDYEVVQGGLLLIAAVIMIVNLIVDVLYGLVNPKIRH; this is translated from the coding sequence ATGCTGCGATTTCTGATTTACCGCCTGGCGCTGCTGGTACCCACCTTCATTGGGGTCTCCATCATCGCGTTCTCTTTCATCCGGCTGCTGCCGGGCGATCCGATCCTGCTGCTGGCCGGCGAGCGCGGCATGAGCGAGGAGCGCTACCAGCAACTTCGGGCTCTCTACGGCTTCGACCAGCCGCTCTATGTGCAATATTTCAATTATGTCGGAGACCTGCTTCAAGGTGACCTCGGCAACTCGATCGTCACCAAGCGGCCGGTCCTGGATGAATTCTTTACCCTTTTCCCAGCCACGATCGAACTCTCGCTCTGCGCGATCATCGTGGCCATACTGGTCGGCGTGCCCGCAGGCGTCGTCGCGGCGGTGCGGCGGGGATCGTGGTTCGATCAGTCGATCATGGGCGCCGCACTTGTCGGTTATTCAATGCCGATCTTCTGGTGGGGCCTGCTGCTGATCATTCTGTTCTCGGGCATCCTCGGCTGGACGCCGGTTTCGGGACGTATTTCGCTTATCTACTTCTTCCCGCCGGTGACCGGTTTGATGCTGATCGACAGCCTGCTTTCGGGGCAGGCCGGCGCCTTCAAGTCGGCGGTGTCGCATCTCATCCTGCCGACGGTCGTGCTCGCCACGATCCCGCTGGCGGTGATCGCCCGCCAGACGCGCTCGGCAATGCTGGAAGTTCTCGGCGAGGATTATGTGCGCACGGCGCGCTCCAAGGGCCTGCCGCCACGGCGGGTGATCGGCCTGCACGCGCTGCGCAACGCGCTGATCCCCGTCATCACCACGATCGGCCTGCAGGTCGGCGTTCTTCTCGCCGGCGCGATCCTCACCGAGACCATTTTTTCGTGGCCCGGCATCGGCAAGTGGATGGTCGACAGCGTTTCCAAGCGTGACTACGAGGTGGTGCAAGGGGGCCTGTTGCTGATCGCCGCCGTCATCATGATCGTCAACCTGATCGTCGACGTGCTTTACGGTCTCGTTAACCCCAAGATCAGGCACTGA
- a CDS encoding ABC transporter permease subunit, translated as MLREFWYYFSQNRGAVIGLFVFLFIVVVALLAPLIAPHSPSLQNRGSFLVPPVWQEGGDWRFLLGTDAVGRDILSRLIYGARFSLFIGLVVVSLSVSVGVIIGLAAGYFRGVIDTAVTRLMDIILAFPSLLLALVLVAILGPGLTNAMIAIALVQQPHYVRLTRAAVMAEKGQDYVTAARVAGAGNLRLMFRTILPNCLAPLIVQAALSFSTAILDAAALGFLGMGAQPPTPEWGTMLAEAREFILRAWWVVTLPGLAILVTVLAINLMGDGLRDALDPKLKRS; from the coding sequence ATGCTGCGCGAGTTCTGGTACTATTTTTCGCAGAACCGCGGCGCCGTCATCGGGCTTTTTGTCTTCCTCTTCATCGTGGTCGTCGCGCTGCTGGCGCCGCTGATCGCACCGCACAGCCCGAGCCTGCAGAACCGGGGTTCCTTCCTCGTGCCGCCTGTCTGGCAGGAGGGCGGCGACTGGCGCTTCCTTCTCGGAACCGACGCCGTTGGCCGCGACATCCTCTCGCGGCTGATCTACGGGGCGCGGTTTTCGCTGTTCATCGGCCTGGTCGTGGTCTCGCTGTCCGTCAGCGTCGGTGTGATCATCGGCCTCGCCGCCGGTTATTTCCGGGGTGTCATCGACACCGCCGTGACGCGGTTGATGGACATCATCCTGGCTTTCCCGTCGCTTCTGCTGGCGCTGGTGCTGGTTGCCATACTTGGCCCCGGACTGACCAATGCCATGATCGCGATCGCCCTCGTCCAGCAGCCGCACTACGTGCGCCTGACCCGAGCCGCGGTCATGGCGGAGAAGGGTCAGGACTACGTAACAGCCGCGCGCGTTGCCGGCGCCGGCAATCTGCGGCTGATGTTCCGCACCATACTGCCCAACTGCCTGGCGCCACTGATCGTGCAGGCCGCGCTCTCTTTTTCTACCGCCATCCTCGATGCCGCTGCACTCGGCTTTCTCGGCATGGGCGCCCAACCGCCCACACCGGAATGGGGCACCATGCTCGCCGAGGCGCGGGAATTCATCCTGCGCGCCTGGTGGGTGGTGACCTTGCCCGGCCTTGCGATCCTGGTCACGGTGCTCGCCATCAACCTGATGGGTGACGGCTTGCGTGATGCGCTCGACCCGAAACTGAAGAGGTCGTGA
- a CDS encoding ABC transporter ATP-binding protein encodes MHLLAIENLVVEFETASGPFRAVDGVSLHVDAREVLAIVGESGSGKSVAMLAVMGLLPWTAKVTAARMEFAGRDMLTLSAAERRKIIGKDIAMIFQEPVASLNPCFTVGFQIEEVLRVHTGLDAKARRKRAIELMTDVGIPEPEERLGVFPHQMSGGQCQRVMIAIALACNPRLLIADEPTTALDVTIQKQILDLLMKLQAEHGMGLIMITHDMGVVAETADRVVVQYRGRKMEEADVLSLFEAPKHNYTKALLAALPDNATGDRLPTISDIFDGYAGDGASA; translated from the coding sequence ATGCACCTTCTCGCCATTGAAAACCTCGTCGTCGAGTTCGAAACCGCCAGCGGCCCGTTCCGTGCCGTCGATGGTGTGTCGCTGCATGTCGACGCTCGCGAGGTGCTGGCGATTGTCGGCGAATCCGGGTCCGGCAAGTCGGTCGCGATGCTGGCCGTGATGGGCTTGCTGCCGTGGACTGCGAAAGTAACCGCCGCCCGCATGGAGTTTGCCGGCCGCGACATGCTTACCCTTTCTGCGGCGGAGCGGCGCAAGATCATCGGCAAGGACATCGCCATGATCTTCCAGGAACCGGTCGCCAGCCTCAATCCGTGCTTCACGGTCGGCTTCCAGATCGAGGAAGTGCTGCGGGTGCACACCGGGCTTGACGCAAAGGCGCGCCGGAAGCGCGCAATCGAGCTTATGACCGACGTGGGCATTCCGGAACCGGAGGAGCGGCTGGGCGTCTTCCCGCACCAGATGTCGGGCGGCCAGTGCCAGCGTGTCATGATAGCGATTGCGCTCGCCTGCAATCCCAGGCTCCTGATCGCCGACGAACCGACCACCGCGCTTGACGTCACCATCCAGAAACAGATTCTCGACCTGCTGATGAAACTGCAGGCCGAGCACGGCATGGGGCTGATCATGATCACCCACGACATGGGCGTGGTCGCCGAGACGGCCGATCGCGTCGTGGTGCAGTATCGGGGCCGCAAGATGGAGGAGGCCGACGTGCTTTCGCTGTTCGAGGCGCCGAAGCACAACTATACCAAGGCCTTACTGGCTGCGCTCCCCGACAACGCGACGGGCGACCGGCTGCCGACGATCTCCGACATCTTCGACGGCTACGCAGGCGACGGAGCCTCCGCATGA
- a CDS encoding dipeptide ABC transporter ATP-binding protein, whose amino-acid sequence MSEIVLEGRELVRDYHIGGGLFSASRTIHAVKGVSFRVEKGKTLAIVGESGCGKSTLARIITMIDAPTAGELFIDGEKIDIARDGLTAELRRKVQIVFQNPYGSLNPRQKIGDVLGEPLLVNTAMPTAERRDRAMEMLLKVGLGPEHFNRYPHMFSGGQRQRIAIARALMLNPRILVLDEPVSALDLSVQAQVLNLLADLQDEFELTYVFISHDLSVVRYIADDVMVMYFGEAVEYGSRDSVFSDPQHSYTRTLFAATPRADVESIRARLARKAA is encoded by the coding sequence ATGAGCGAGATCGTATTGGAAGGCCGCGAACTCGTCCGCGACTACCACATCGGCGGTGGGCTGTTTTCGGCGTCGCGCACGATCCACGCGGTCAAGGGCGTTTCCTTCAGGGTCGAGAAGGGCAAGACGCTCGCGATCGTCGGCGAATCCGGCTGCGGCAAGTCCACCCTCGCCCGCATCATCACGATGATCGACGCCCCCACTGCGGGCGAGCTTTTCATCGATGGCGAGAAGATCGACATTGCCCGTGACGGCCTGACGGCGGAATTGCGCCGCAAGGTGCAGATCGTCTTCCAGAACCCGTACGGCTCGCTCAACCCGCGCCAGAAGATCGGCGATGTTCTTGGCGAGCCATTGCTGGTCAACACCGCCATGCCGACGGCGGAGCGGCGCGACCGGGCCATGGAGATGCTGTTGAAGGTCGGGCTCGGGCCGGAGCATTTCAATCGCTATCCGCATATGTTCTCGGGCGGCCAGCGCCAGCGGATCGCGATCGCCCGCGCACTGATGCTGAACCCGCGCATCCTGGTGCTCGACGAGCCAGTCTCGGCGCTCGACCTGTCGGTGCAGGCGCAGGTTCTGAACCTTCTCGCCGACCTGCAGGACGAGTTTGAACTCACCTATGTCTTCATCAGCCACGACCTGTCCGTGGTGCGCTACATCGCCGACGACGTGATGGTGATGTATTTCGGCGAGGCGGTCGAATATGGCAGCCGCGACAGCGTTTTCTCCGACCCGCAGCACAGCTATACGAGGACGCTTTTCGCGGCCACGCCTCGCGCCGACGTCGAAAGCATCAGGGCGCGCCTCGCCAGGAAGGCGGCCTAG
- the bhcR gene encoding HTH-type transcriptional regulator BhcR codes for MDNRIKRSRGRPRAFNRAQQGGSVQSLDRAIAILKRVAEADGLSLSEIAAAMEQAPSTVYRVLITLQKHGIVEFDEKNQLWFVGLEAFRIGSTFLGRTSMVEQSRPVMQALMAQTGETANLAILDGGEVIFVSQVETHEPIRAFFRPGTRGPAHASGIGKALLAFLPQRRVDHIVRDKGLARFTERTIAEPGRLVEELEQTRARGWAVDDEERTVGMRCIAAPIFNAFGEAVAGVSISGPSVRVSQENDARHGELVRKAAATITAAVGGRAPKPPGDA; via the coding sequence ATGGATAATCGCATCAAGCGCTCACGGGGGAGGCCGCGCGCCTTCAACCGGGCCCAGCAGGGAGGGTCGGTTCAGTCGCTCGACCGCGCGATCGCCATCCTGAAACGTGTTGCCGAGGCCGATGGCCTGTCGCTGTCGGAGATCGCAGCGGCGATGGAGCAGGCCCCGTCGACGGTCTACCGGGTGCTGATCACGCTGCAGAAACACGGCATTGTCGAGTTCGACGAAAAGAACCAGCTCTGGTTCGTCGGGCTCGAGGCGTTCCGGATCGGCAGCACCTTCCTCGGACGAACCAGCATGGTCGAGCAGAGCCGGCCGGTCATGCAGGCGCTGATGGCGCAAACTGGTGAAACGGCCAATCTCGCCATCCTCGATGGCGGCGAGGTCATCTTCGTCAGCCAGGTGGAGACACATGAGCCGATCCGCGCCTTCTTCCGACCCGGCACGCGCGGGCCGGCGCACGCATCGGGCATCGGCAAGGCGCTTCTGGCCTTCCTGCCGCAGCGCCGGGTCGACCATATCGTGCGCGACAAGGGACTGGCGCGGTTTACCGAACGCACCATCGCCGAGCCTGGTCGCCTGGTCGAAGAACTGGAACAGACGCGGGCGCGCGGCTGGGCGGTTGACGACGAGGAACGAACCGTTGGGATGCGCTGCATCGCCGCCCCGATCTTCAACGCCTTCGGTGAAGCGGTGGCGGGCGTGTCGATTTCAGGGCCGTCGGTTCGGGTCTCGCAGGAAAACGATGCCCGGCATGGCGAACTGGTTCGCAAGGCGGCAGCGACGATCACCGCCGCGGTCGGTGGTCGCGCTCCAAAGCCGCCGGGCGACGCCTAG
- the bhcA gene encoding L-aspartate--glyoxylate aminotransferase BhcA: MSTQNPVFIPGPTNIPDRLRRAIDVPTIDHRSSLFAEAFKPAVDGVRRVLKTRDGEVVIFPSTGTGGWEAAITNTLSPGDRVLAARHGMFSHRWIDLCRRHGLEVEVIEAEWGEGLPADRFAEVLAADRGHGIKAVLATHNETATGVRSDIAAARKALDEARHPALLFVDGVSSIASMDFRMDEWGVDLAVTGSQKGFMLPAGLAIVGVSRKAQAAMEKATCARCFFDFRDMLSAYQRGGYPYTPPLNLIFGLVEAVKMLEEEGLPAVFARHFRIAEGIRKAVEAWGLSLCARDPRLYSNTVSAIVVPHGLDGTRVVTHAAEKYGVAFGVGLGEVAGKVFRIGHLGSMTDVMALSGIATAEMAMADLDFPVTLGSGVRAAQEYYRSTNGVSHRISRKAA; the protein is encoded by the coding sequence ATGTCGACACAGAATCCGGTGTTCATTCCCGGACCGACCAACATCCCCGACAGGCTGCGGCGCGCCATCGACGTGCCGACCATCGATCACCGCTCGAGCCTGTTCGCCGAGGCCTTCAAGCCGGCTGTCGACGGTGTGCGGCGCGTTCTGAAGACGCGCGACGGCGAGGTGGTGATCTTCCCGTCGACCGGGACCGGCGGTTGGGAGGCCGCCATCACCAACACGCTATCGCCGGGCGACCGCGTGCTTGCTGCCCGCCACGGCATGTTCTCGCACCGCTGGATCGATTTGTGCCGGCGCCACGGTCTCGAGGTCGAGGTGATCGAGGCCGAATGGGGCGAGGGCTTGCCGGCCGATCGCTTCGCGGAGGTCCTTGCCGCCGACCGGGGCCATGGCATCAAGGCCGTCCTCGCCACGCATAACGAGACGGCAACGGGCGTGCGCAGCGATATCGCCGCGGCGCGCAAGGCGCTCGACGAGGCGCGCCATCCGGCACTGCTTTTCGTCGATGGCGTCAGTTCCATCGCCTCGATGGACTTTCGCATGGACGAATGGGGCGTCGACCTTGCCGTCACCGGTTCGCAGAAGGGCTTCATGCTGCCGGCCGGCCTCGCCATCGTCGGCGTCAGCCGCAAGGCGCAGGCGGCGATGGAAAAAGCGACCTGCGCACGCTGCTTCTTTGACTTCCGCGACATGCTGTCCGCCTACCAGCGCGGCGGTTATCCCTATACGCCGCCACTCAACCTGATCTTCGGCCTTGTCGAGGCAGTGAAGATGCTTGAGGAAGAGGGGCTGCCGGCGGTGTTCGCCCGCCATTTCCGGATCGCCGAGGGCATCCGCAAGGCCGTCGAAGCCTGGGGGCTGTCGCTTTGCGCCCGCGACCCGCGGCTCTATTCCAACACCGTGAGCGCGATCGTCGTCCCGCACGGCCTCGACGGCACCCGTGTCGTCACCCACGCGGCGGAGAAATACGGCGTCGCCTTCGGCGTCGGTCTCGGGGAGGTCGCCGGCAAGGTCTTTCGCATCGGCCATCTCGGCTCGATGACCGACGTCATGGCGCTGTCGGGGATCGCAACCGCCGAAATGGCGATGGCCGATCTCGACTTTCCGGTTACGTTGGGCTCCGGCGTGCGTGCCGCGCAGGAATATTACCGGTCAACCAACGGCGTCTCCCACCGTATCTCCAGGAAGGCCGCCTGA
- the bhcB gene encoding beta-hydroxyaspartate dehydratase BhcB, with product MYIPTYNDVLAAHERIRPYVHRTPVLTSSYLDGLAGAELFFKCENFQKAGAFKVRGACNAVFGLSEADAKRGVATHSSGNHALSLTYAAGRRGIKATVVMPETAPKAKMDAVRGYGGEVITCAPSTEARERTLEALVDRTGAEFVHPYNDHRVIAGQGTCSRELLEEVGELDAVVAPIGGGGMISGTCLTLSNIAPDTKVYAAEPKNADDAWRSLKAGHIIEDDAPQTVADGLKVSLRERTFHFVSSYVTDILLVSEEEIVSAMRLVWQRMKIVIEPSSAVAVAAVLKNPGLFAGRRVGVILTGGNVDLDKLPWINKA from the coding sequence ATGTATATCCCGACCTACAATGACGTTCTGGCCGCGCATGAGCGCATCCGGCCCTATGTGCACCGCACGCCCGTGCTCACGAGCTCGTACCTCGACGGGCTCGCCGGCGCGGAACTGTTCTTCAAATGCGAGAATTTCCAGAAGGCCGGGGCCTTCAAGGTGCGCGGCGCCTGCAACGCCGTATTCGGTCTTTCTGAGGCCGATGCCAAGCGTGGCGTCGCCACCCATTCCTCCGGCAACCATGCCCTGTCGCTTACCTACGCGGCCGGCCGCCGCGGGATCAAGGCGACCGTCGTCATGCCGGAGACGGCCCCGAAGGCGAAGATGGACGCCGTGCGCGGCTATGGCGGCGAGGTGATCACCTGCGCACCCAGCACAGAGGCGCGCGAGCGCACCCTGGAGGCGCTGGTCGACCGCACCGGCGCCGAGTTCGTGCATCCCTACAACGACCACCGCGTCATCGCCGGGCAGGGGACCTGTTCGCGCGAACTTCTCGAAGAGGTCGGCGAACTGGACGCCGTGGTCGCGCCCATCGGCGGCGGCGGCATGATTTCCGGTACCTGCCTGACCCTCTCCAACATTGCACCCGACACCAAGGTCTACGCCGCCGAGCCCAAGAATGCGGATGACGCCTGGCGTTCGCTCAAGGCCGGCCACATCATCGAGGACGACGCCCCGCAGACGGTCGCCGACGGCCTGAAGGTCTCGCTGCGCGAGCGCACCTTCCATTTCGTTTCGAGCTACGTGACCGACATCCTGCTGGTCAGCGAAGAGGAGATCGTCTCCGCCATGCGGCTGGTCTGGCAGCGCATGAAGATCGTCATCGAGCCGTCGAGCGCCGTCGCGGTCGCCGCTGTTCTCAAGAATCCCGGCCTGTTCGCAGGTCGCCGCGTCGGGGTGATCCTGACCGGCGGCAATGTCGATCTCGACAAGCTGCCCTGGATAAACAAGGCCTGA
- a CDS encoding DSD1 family PLP-dependent enzyme gives MTINIPASVGMPVEEVDTPCLLVDLDAFDRNIRTMADFMKKHGLRHRAHAKTHKSSDISIIQVEKGGAVGVCCQKVSEAEALVSAGVRDVLVSNQVVTPKKIERLAAMATRARVLVCVDDLGNVDDLSAAAQKYGVTIECLVEIDVGAGRCGVQPGAAAVGIAKKIDKAPGLTFAGLQAYQGKAQHVHDFSERKGLIDAAVAKVRETVDLLKAEGLDCDIVAGAGTGTYYFEGVSGVYNELQCGSYIFMDADYQRVKDDRGGFIGEFDNALFIYTTVMSKTKTDRAICDAGLKAQSVDSGLPVIFDRDDVTYIGASDEHGVISDPENKLRLGDKLKLIPGHCDPTVNVHDWYVGIRNGRVEALWPVTARGMCL, from the coding sequence ATGACCATCAACATACCCGCTTCGGTCGGCATGCCGGTCGAGGAGGTCGACACCCCTTGCCTCCTGGTCGACCTCGACGCCTTCGACCGCAACATCCGGACGATGGCCGACTTCATGAAAAAGCATGGCCTGCGCCACCGCGCCCATGCCAAGACACACAAATCCTCCGACATCTCGATCATCCAGGTGGAAAAGGGTGGGGCCGTCGGCGTTTGCTGCCAGAAGGTGAGTGAAGCCGAGGCACTGGTCTCGGCCGGCGTGCGCGACGTGCTCGTCTCGAACCAGGTGGTGACGCCGAAGAAGATCGAGCGGCTCGCGGCTATGGCTACCCGCGCACGCGTTCTGGTCTGCGTCGACGATCTCGGCAATGTCGATGACCTGTCCGCCGCCGCCCAGAAGTACGGGGTCACGATCGAGTGCCTGGTCGAGATCGACGTCGGCGCTGGCCGCTGCGGCGTGCAGCCCGGCGCGGCGGCCGTCGGAATCGCCAAGAAGATCGACAAGGCGCCCGGGCTGACATTTGCTGGACTGCAGGCCTATCAGGGCAAGGCTCAGCACGTGCATGATTTCAGCGAACGAAAGGGCCTGATCGACGCCGCGGTCGCGAAGGTCCGGGAGACGGTCGATCTGCTGAAGGCCGAAGGGCTGGACTGCGACATCGTCGCTGGTGCCGGTACGGGAACCTACTATTTCGAGGGCGTCAGTGGCGTCTACAACGAGTTGCAGTGCGGCTCCTACATCTTCATGGATGCCGACTACCAGCGCGTGAAGGACGACAGGGGCGGTTTCATCGGCGAGTTCGACAACGCGCTTTTCATCTACACGACCGTCATGTCGAAGACGAAGACCGACCGCGCAATCTGCGACGCCGGCCTGAAGGCACAGAGCGTCGACAGCGGCTTGCCGGTCATCTTCGACCGCGATGACGTCACCTATATCGGCGCGTCGGACGAGCACGGGGTCATCTCCGATCCCGAAAACAAGCTGAGGCTTGGCGACAAGCTCAAGCTCATCCCCGGACATTGCGATCCGACCGTGAATGTCCACGACTGGTATGTCGGCATTCGCAATGGCCGCGTGGAGGCGCTCTGGCCCGTCACGGCGCGCGGCATGTGCCTGTAG
- the bhcD gene encoding iminosuccinate reductase BhcD codes for MIVIPEHLVERLFTAEAAFEAVEAVFAAMSRREAENFPVVRDMIGHADAVYGIKSGFDRAGLALGLKAGGYWPGNAEKGLTNHQSAVLLFDADTGRPSAIVSGNHLTAMRTAAASAVSIRYLARPDARVLGMVGAGHQAAFQMRAALRQRHFEKVVGWNLHPEMLPGLAAVAQAEGVAFEAVELDRLGAEADVIITITSSFAPILLAEHVKPGTHIAAMGTDTRGKQELDPGLVAAASVFTDEVAQSISIGECQHAVAAGLVLAEDIGEIGAVVTGAAAGRRSLEEITLFDGTGVALQDLAGAAKVVELARDAGPLVSVDL; via the coding sequence ATGATCGTGATACCCGAGCACCTGGTCGAAAGGCTGTTCACGGCCGAGGCCGCCTTCGAGGCCGTGGAAGCGGTCTTTGCCGCGATGAGCCGGCGCGAGGCGGAAAACTTTCCCGTTGTGCGCGACATGATCGGCCACGCCGACGCCGTTTACGGCATCAAGTCGGGCTTCGACCGGGCCGGCCTCGCGCTCGGCCTCAAGGCAGGTGGCTACTGGCCGGGCAATGCGGAGAAGGGGCTGACCAACCATCAGTCAGCGGTGCTTTTGTTCGATGCCGACACCGGCCGTCCCTCGGCCATCGTGTCGGGCAATCATTTGACGGCGATGCGAACCGCCGCCGCAAGTGCCGTTTCCATTCGTTATCTCGCTCGACCGGACGCCAGGGTGCTTGGCATGGTCGGGGCCGGGCACCAGGCCGCGTTCCAGATGCGCGCTGCCTTGCGTCAACGCCATTTCGAGAAGGTGGTGGGCTGGAACCTGCATCCTGAAATGCTGCCCGGGCTCGCCGCCGTCGCGCAGGCGGAAGGCGTTGCCTTCGAGGCCGTCGAACTGGATCGCCTTGGCGCCGAGGCGGATGTCATCATCACCATCACTTCCAGCTTCGCGCCGATCCTGCTCGCCGAACATGTGAAGCCGGGCACCCACATCGCCGCGATGGGCACCGATACCAGAGGCAAGCAGGAACTTGATCCGGGACTGGTCGCCGCAGCGAGCGTCTTCACCGACGAGGTGGCGCAATCGATCTCGATCGGCGAATGCCAGCACGCCGTCGCCGCCGGGCTCGTCCTCGCCGAAGACATTGGCGAGATCGGCGCCGTGGTGACGGGCGCCGCTGCCGGCCGCAGGTCACTGGAGGAGATCACCTTGTTCGACGGAACCGGCGTGGCCCTGCAAGACCTCGCCGGCGCGGCCAAGGTCGTCGAGCTCGCGCGTGATGCCGGGCCGCTGGTGTCGGTCGATCTCTGA
- a CDS encoding LysR family transcriptional regulator, producing the protein MDHSSRDLPPLDTLRAFEAAARTGSFSGAAEALNITHGAISRQIAKLEDWLGLKVFERGARGVELTLEGQRLFLRTSEAFALIADNTDRWTEPRGAMVVRLASIPSLSSLWLIPRLKELEGGPPPLRILLEVDIRQTDLEDEGIDLSVRCGRGGIPGRVSVKLFEEHIFPIARPDIAAELGSGDPERLLKYPLIHDSDASGWRAWLGAHGIDYRPRAQDRRFEDYNLVLDAAAYGLGISLARPPLAGPVIASGRIAQVDQRTVLNPVSYWMDRPVGEARPAGAELARRIAACAELDPARVEQFLKDGR; encoded by the coding sequence ATGGATCACAGCTCGCGAGACCTCCCACCGCTCGACACCCTGCGCGCCTTCGAGGCCGCGGCGCGCACCGGCAGCTTCTCGGGCGCGGCCGAAGCGCTCAACATCACCCATGGCGCGATCAGCCGCCAGATCGCCAAGCTCGAGGACTGGCTCGGCCTGAAGGTGTTCGAGCGCGGGGCGCGCGGCGTCGAACTGACGCTGGAGGGCCAGCGGCTGTTCCTGCGCACCTCTGAAGCCTTCGCACTGATTGCCGACAATACCGACCGCTGGACGGAACCGCGCGGCGCCATGGTGGTGCGGCTCGCCTCGATCCCGTCGCTTTCAAGCCTGTGGCTGATCCCGCGGCTGAAGGAACTGGAGGGCGGGCCACCACCGCTGCGCATCCTGCTCGAGGTCGACATCCGCCAGACGGATCTGGAGGATGAAGGCATCGACCTGTCGGTGCGCTGCGGGCGCGGTGGCATCCCGGGTCGGGTCTCGGTCAAGCTGTTCGAGGAGCATATTTTCCCGATCGCGCGGCCGGATATCGCGGCGGAACTCGGCTCGGGTGATCCGGAGCGGCTGTTGAAATACCCGCTGATCCACGATTCCGACGCCTCGGGCTGGCGTGCCTGGCTGGGCGCGCATGGCATCGACTATCGCCCGCGAGCGCAAGACCGGCGCTTCGAGGACTACAATCTGGTGCTCGACGCCGCCGCCTACGGGCTTGGCATCTCGCTGGCGCGACCGCCTCTGGCGGGGCCGGTGATCGCGAGCGGGCGCATCGCCCAGGTCGATCAGCGCACCGTGCTGAACCCGGTTTCCTACTGGATGGACCGCCCGGTTGGCGAGGCGCGCCCGGCGGGGGCCGAACTGGCGCGGCGGATCGCCGCCTGTGCCGAGCTCGACCCGGCCCGGGTCGAGCAGTTCCTGAAGGACGGTCGCTAG
- a CDS encoding DMT family transporter — translation MTTAIEFSGNQTRLDMGALIAVGVTIIGWASAFPAIRAGLHSFGPAELGAIRFAIAALPAALYLIVMRPAWPARGEAWRFVYGGVVFVGLYTLFLNFGERTVSAGAASFIINVSPIITAAFAVFVLGERFPAIAWAGTILSFAGIGLIALGEGEGLKLEFGALLILGGALAAATTTIVQKPLFKTHHPLTVAAWNMVIGAVVLSPFLPEAIGQAATADMEGFFAAIYLGVVPSLIAYASWAVALSRLPAARASNFLYAVPPVATVMGYFWLAEVPTLLGMIGGLMALGGVVVVNLSRS, via the coding sequence ATGACAACCGCAATCGAATTCTCAGGAAATCAGACTCGACTGGACATGGGCGCGCTGATCGCCGTCGGCGTCACCATCATCGGCTGGGCCTCGGCCTTTCCGGCGATCCGCGCCGGCTTGCACAGCTTCGGCCCCGCCGAGCTCGGCGCCATCCGCTTCGCCATCGCCGCCCTTCCGGCAGCGCTTTATCTGATCGTCATGCGCCCGGCGTGGCCGGCGCGCGGCGAGGCCTGGCGCTTCGTCTATGGCGGCGTGGTGTTCGTCGGCCTCTACACGCTGTTCCTGAATTTCGGCGAGCGGACCGTTTCGGCCGGCGCGGCGAGCTTCATCATCAATGTCAGCCCCATCATCACTGCCGCCTTCGCCGTGTTCGTGCTCGGCGAACGCTTCCCCGCCATCGCCTGGGCGGGGACGATCCTGTCCTTCGCCGGTATCGGCCTGATCGCGCTCGGCGAGGGCGAGGGGCTCAAGCTTGAATTCGGAGCGCTGCTGATCCTCGGCGGAGCCCTGGCGGCGGCGACCACGACGATCGTTCAGAAGCCGCTCTTCAAGACCCATCATCCGCTCACCGTGGCGGCATGGAACATGGTCATCGGCGCCGTCGTGCTGTCGCCCTTCCTGCCGGAAGCGATCGGACAGGCTGCGACGGCCGATATGGAAGGCTTCTTCGCGGCGATCTATCTGGGCGTGGTGCCGAGCCTGATCGCCTATGCCAGCTGGGCGGTCGCCCTGTCGCGCCTGCCGGCCGCGCGCGCCTCGAACTTCCTCTACGCCGTTCCGCCTGTAGCCACCGTCATGGGCTATTTCTGGCTGGCCGAGGTTCCGACGCTGCTCGGTATGATCGGCGGGTTGATGGCGCTTGGTGGCGTCGTGGTCGTCAATCTCAGCCGCAGCTGA